The window GGAGGCATCGGCGCCGGAACCGCTGACACTGCCTCCACTGATCGACGCCCCGACACCGTTGGCATGGAACGACGCGACGTCCTTCACCCAGTCGGCGGTGACGCTGGTCACCGCCGAACTCTGGAAGTCCCCGCATCCCCCTCCGTCGGCGAATGTGGAGATCCACATGTTCGCCGTGATCGAGGCGCCATCGTCGAAGTACGCGGTGGACGAATTCGAGTTCAACGGCTCGACGACCACGTCATCGGCCGCGTAGGCCGGTGCGGCGATACCTCCCACCAGCATGAGTGCGGCGCCGGCGGCAGCCGCCACACGCCCGAGTAGCTTGCTCATCCTCACTGTCCTTCCTCTCCTTGTGGGTGCCGAACGACGGGATAGACTGTATCCATCGATTGACACACTCGGACTGTAACAGGAGATTGATACTGTTTGTCCAGGGTATTCAGAAAGCACGGGAGTACATGGCGGCCGGACTGATCTTCATAGGCGTCGTCTTCGTGGCGCTGTCCAGCGTCAGGCTGCGACAGCGCACGCCCGTTCTCGTGAACGAGCCCCCGATGGCGGCCACCGCCGGAGTCGCCGTATCCATCCGCAGGCGCCTGGGGCTGATGTTCGGGATCGCCGTGATCGCCGCGATCGTGCTCGTGCTGTACGGCGCTGCCGACCCGGCATCGTTCGGCCTCCTCCTCGCGCTCGCCCCGGGCACCGCGACCGCGATCGCGTTACTCGGTTTCGTCGCCTACCCTTCGCCGCGCCATGCCGCCCGGAGCGTGAGATCCGCGAGTCTGGAACCGCGTACCCCCGGGCGCTACCTGTCCCGTCGGGCGATCACGGGACCCGCTGTGGCTGCGGCAGGGCTGGTGCTGTTCCTGATCTATGCCGGAGTGACCTCCTCCACCGACGACGCCGGCCTGTTCCGCTCGATTGCGCGGGAGGACGATCTCGGCCTACAGGTCGCGGGCCCGTTTCCGGGGTGGTACTACGCACTCCCCCTGATATCGCTCACCGTGATCTTGGCGGGATTGACCGCGGCAGCGGTCTGGCGCATCGCAGCGGCTCCCGCGGAGCCGGATGCACGAATGAGAACCTTCGACGTCTATTGGCGTCGGCGCACCTCACAGCTGGTCGTGCTGCTGAGCACCGTGACCCTCCTGGCTTACACCGTCGGGGTGCTCCTCTTCGCCGGAAGCGCCACCCAACGCGTCGCGACGGCGGTCGATCAGTCCGGCGAGCCTGTCGTGCACGCGGGGAGCATGATCCTCGGTTGGGTCGAGATCGTCTGCGGTCTCGCCTTGCTGGCTGTCACCGGCTGGCTCATCCTCGGCATCGCGGAGCGCCTCCGCAGCTTCGCTCTCGCCACCAAGAGCCACACGTGATCACCATCGACGAGCGCAGCCCGCAGCCCGTCTTCGCTCAGATCCACGATCAGATCGGTGGACTGATTCGCGCCGGCACGCTCCCTGCCGGGCAGAAGCTGCCGTCGGTGCGTCAGCTCGCGAAGGATCTGCAGGTGGCTGCCGGAACAGTGATGCGCGCGTATACAGAGTTGGAGGCGGACGGACTCATCGAGACGCGGGCGGGAAGCGCGGCTCGCGTTCGCGCCGGCCACCGCCTGCCGGAAGGCGTGCGAAGCGCCGCCTCCGCGCTGATCTCGGCCGCGCGCCAGCACGACATGAGCATGTGGGACACGGTTCAGGTGGTTCAAGCGCTGTGGACGACCGAGAGCGAGAATCGCCCCATCCATGACGACGTGATCACCTGAGTGTGAAGATACCCCCCATCTCATGACGAGATGGGGGGTATCGGAGGGTGGACCTGAGGGGACTCGAACCCCTGACCCCCTGCATGCCATGCAGGTGCGCTACCAGCTGCGCCACAGGCCCTCTGTCACCCGTTCGGGCAACTCATTCAGCTTACAACACGGATGAGCCGTGAGCGAAATCAGCCCGGTCACTCCGGGCGCGTCGACACCGGCAGGTCGATGGGAACCGTCGGGCAGTCCTTCCACAGGCGCTCGAGGCCGTAGAAGACGCGCTCCTGCTCGTGGAAGACGTGCACGACGAGGTCGCCGAAGTCCAGCAGGATCCAGCGCGACTCCTCGCGACCCTCCCGGCGCAGACGCTTGACGCCGTGCTCGAGCAGCTGCTCCTCGATCTCGTCGGCGATGGCTGCCACGTTGCGCTCGTTGCGCCCCGTGACCAGAAGGAAGATGTCGACGAGCGGCAGCGGCTCCGAGACGTCGAGGGCCACGAGGTCCTCGCCGCCCTTCGCGTCGGCCGCGCGTGCGGCGATCTGCAGCACCTCGACGGATGCGTCGGTGAGGGTCATGAGAAAAGTCCTGTCGATACGGCGAACACCAGCACGCCGACCAGCGCGAGTGCGAGCGCACCGGCGGTGATGGCGAGCACGAGCATGAGGCGGCTGCCCTTCTCGGGCGCCGGCGGGCGGATGATCTCGTCCGCGCTCTTGATGGTGCTGATCGCGGCACTGGCCGCGATCGGGGTGGGAGAGGATGCGGGCGGCAGCTCGCCGTCCACGAGAACGGCGTCGGCTTCCTTACCGTCGGTGGTCCCGGGCGCGTGGCCGCGCGAGCCGAGCCCCTCGGGCAACGCGAAGGTGCCGGTGATGAGCACCTCACCGGTCGCAGCGATGGGCGACGTGAAAGCATCCGCCGACGGCGTCTGCGAAAGGATCAGGGCGTTCGGCGTCGCGATGCTGCCCGTGGAGCCCTCTCGCGTCAGAAGGTGGTCGAAGGACGGCGGGAGCGCGACCTCGGGGACGCCGTCCTTGAGCAGCGCGGAGCCGAGCTGCGGCGAAACCACGGGTGCGGGCTCGTCGGCGAGAGCCGCCTCGGCTGCGGCCAGCGGCGTCTCGTCGGCCGGTCGTTCATCCGCACCGGGGGTGAACAGCGCCGTCATCCCACCGGTCTCCGGGGCCGAGGAATCCTCCTCGGCGGGCTTCACGGTCGGCGTCTGCTCGGCGGTGTCGGGCGTGATCACGGGCACCGACGCGGTGCGGATACGCTCCTGCTCGCGTGCCTGGCGGCGGGTGAGCGGTGAGACGCCCAAGTCGACACTGGCGTCCGCGCGGGGGGCGGGCGGGACGACGGCCGGCGCGGCGGCGCGTGGAAGCGGCGCGACCGGCTCGGGCTTCGGCTCGGGCTCGCTCGCGGGGGCGTCCTGCGGGTTCTGGATCGGGGTCGATCCGGTGTTGCGCAGGTCGCGCATCTGGCGCCGGGTCAGCGGCGGAGTGCTGGGCTGGTCAGGGTTGCTCATGCCTTACTCCGGTAGAGGTGATGCTTCGCAATGTACTGGACGACTCCATCCGGAACGAGGTACCACACCGGTTGACCGTTGTGCACGCGGTTCCGACAGTCCGTCGAAGAGATGGCCAGGGCCGGGATCTCGAGCAGACTCACGTTCTTGCTCGGCAGACCAGCCGCCGATAGCGGGTGCCCGGGCCGGGAGACCGCCACGAAATGGGCGAGGTCCCACAGTTCATCATGGTCCCTCCAGCTGAGAATCTGCGCCACGGCATCGGCTCCCGTGATGAAGAAGAGCTCGGCATCGGGTCGCTGGGCCTGGAGGTCTCGGAGGGTGTCGATCGTGTACGTCGGCCCGGATCGGTCGATGTCGACCCTGCTGACGCTGAAGTCGGGGTTCGAGGCCGTCGCGATCACCGTCATCAGGTAACGGTGCTCGCTCTCGGTCACCTGCGACTTCTGCCACGGCTCGCCCGTGGGGACGAAGATGACCTCATCGAGGTCGAAGGATGCGGCGACTTCGCTCGCCGCGACGAGGTGACCGTGATGAACCGGGTCGAAGGTGCCGCCCATCACCCCGATGCGCGGCGCTCGACCTGCGCTCATCTGCCCGAGAGTCAGTGGCCGTGTCCGTGCGGTTCGAGATCGGCAGCGTGCTTCTTGGCGTACGCCTCGGCCTTGTGCGCGTGACGGTTGGCGACGTTGCGATACGAGAGGGTCACGAGCGCGAGGGCGGTGAAGACGAGGAGCGCGAGGATCCCGTATCCGACGGTCTCCGCGGCGACGTTACCGTGGTGCTCGGCCTCCTCGGCGACAAGGGTGAGGAAGGGGGCGAGGCTCATCGGTTCTCCGATCGATCGGTGGGGCGCACGGGCGCTCCCAGCTTAGTCTGTCAGCCGCGGACCTGCCCGGAGCCGCGGACGACCCACTTGGAGCTCGTGAGCTCTCGCAGGCCCATGGGTCCTCGGGCGTGGAGCTTCTGGGTGGAGATGCCCACTTCCGCGCCGAAGCCGAAC is drawn from Microbacterium binotii and contains these coding sequences:
- a CDS encoding GntR family transcriptional regulator — encoded protein: MITIDERSPQPVFAQIHDQIGGLIRAGTLPAGQKLPSVRQLAKDLQVAAGTVMRAYTELEADGLIETRAGSAARVRAGHRLPEGVRSAASALISAARQHDMSMWDTVQVVQALWTTESENRPIHDDVIT
- the rsfS gene encoding ribosome silencing factor produces the protein MTLTDASVEVLQIAARAADAKGGEDLVALDVSEPLPLVDIFLLVTGRNERNVAAIADEIEEQLLEHGVKRLRREGREESRWILLDFGDLVVHVFHEQERVFYGLERLWKDCPTVPIDLPVSTRPE
- the nadD gene encoding nicotinate-nucleotide adenylyltransferase translates to MSAGRAPRIGVMGGTFDPVHHGHLVAASEVAASFDLDEVIFVPTGEPWQKSQVTESEHRYLMTVIATASNPDFSVSRVDIDRSGPTYTIDTLRDLQAQRPDAELFFITGADAVAQILSWRDHDELWDLAHFVAVSRPGHPLSAAGLPSKNVSLLEIPALAISSTDCRNRVHNGQPVWYLVPDGVVQYIAKHHLYRSKA